In the genome of Campylobacter helveticus, the window GTCAATGCCTACGCCTTGCAAGATGAGGGCTTAAACACCATAGAGGCAAACGAGCATCTAGGCTTTAAGCCTGATGAGAGGACTTATGAGGTGGTGGATTTCATACTAAATTATTATCAAATTTCACAAATTAATCTCATTACAAATAATCCTAACAAGCTTAATTTTCTAAAAACAAAGCTTATTAAACGCATTCCTATACTTATCAAAAGTAATGAATTTAACGATGCTTATCTTAAAATCAAGCAAGATTCTATGGGACATTTAAAGTGAAATTTTTGCCAGATTATGACAAAAAACTTTTTGAAAAAAGGGTAGAAATTTATAAAAATTTACTTAAAAAATTTAATCAAATTCACAATCTCACCCATTTTAAAAACATCGATGAAAACATACAAGATAGCATAGAAATATTAAATTTCATCGACCTTACAAAGGCTCAAAATATCATTGATATAGGAAGTGGAGCGGGCTTTCCTGCCATTTTTTTAAGCTTTTTGCTTGATAGTCGTTTTTATCTTTTTGAGCCAAATGCCAAAAAATCTGCCTTTTTAAGAAGTGTAAAAGTAGAATGTGAGCTTAAAAATCTTACCATTTTTAAAGAAAAAGTTCAAAATCATAAAGCACAATTTAAGGCTGATTTTATCACATCAAGAGCCTTGATGAAGGCAAAAGATTTAGTCCAAATTTGTCAAAATTTAAGCGATGAAAACACAAGCTTTATCCTTTATAAAGGAAGCGAGGCTAAAAAAGAAATGCAAGACTTTAAGGATTATCAAATTTATGAAAATAAATGGCGTAAATACTGCGTTTTTACATTTAAAAATTTCACACGCAAAATTTAAAGTTTTTTTACAACTTTCTCATACGCCTTTTTTTGTTTCTCCTGCCATAACACCACGCTTTTTATACACTCTTTTTGGATAGCTTTGATAAAAGATTGCATAAAGTCAAAATCAATTTTATTATTTGTAATAGGTAATAAAATGATATGATTTTTTAAATCTTCTAATTTATATCCAGCTTGTTGCCCATCAAAGATTGACACAAATTTTTGAATATATGAAATAAAAAAATACATTACAAATTTATTTTTATTTTCAAATTTTGGCGTCAGCTTATTAATATTTTGAGAGCAATAATAAGGCTCTTTTTGTAATTTTACATATTTATATTGTCCTATTACCGTAGCTGTTATTGTATTTTCTACATTTGGTTCAAAATTTTGTTTTGCAATCTTTCCTTTCACTCCATTATTTTGATTAACTCTACCGACAAAATTTATACCCTCATCAACAAATTGAATTTTGTTTTCATCAAGTGATTTTGTGCCGACCACTTCAAACAACTCGCCGATTTTAAAGCTTTGCCACTCAGGATGAGGTGAGGATCCACACTCAAGGCAAAACGCTTCATACTCACTAAGGGTAAATGTTACCCCCCCCCCCCGTTAATCACGGCATCATAAGCTTTTAGCTTAGTCTCCCAGAAGGCATAAATTTTTTCTATGTGCTGTTTTTCTATGGCTTTGATGAAAGTTTCCATAAAGGTAAAATTTATCGTGCCAGAATTTAAAATAGGCAGCAAAACGCACACATTTTTTAAAACCCCCACATTAAAAGAGCTACTCCCCCAGCTAAAACTAGAAAAAGCCCTTTTCATCACAGCGATAAGAAAATTTGCTTTATATCTATCTAAATTACCCTTTTTAAAAGTAAAGATTTTGATTTTATCACCTGTAAAATAGGGGCTTGTTTGATAAAAAATCGTAGCCGTATCTTGCCCAAAGCTTATCGTATTTGCTTCGTTTAAAAAGGCTTCATCTTTATCAATATACCCACGAATTCCATTATTAGAATCCCCTCTTGCCACATAAGGATATTTTCCATTAAACCTAAGTTCATTAGCATTAAATTTTTTCTTAGGTGTGCTTACCTCAAACAACTCCCCAAGCTTAAATTCCCTCCACTCTATGCCATCTTTCGCACTGCTAGCTTCTAGCTCTTTAGCGCATAAGGTGCTTAAAGCGGCGTTAGCAAAGCCCTCCCACGAATTTTTAAGCGGCGCTTCGCACGCCGCGCCGCTTACTCTCTCTCTCTCTCTCTCGTTTGGTATGCTTAGATTCTCAAAAGCTTTTAGTGCGTCTTTTTCTTTTTGGCTTAAAGTATAATCATTTAAGCCTGTAACCTTAAGATAGGCTTCAAGTTCTTGAAGACGCTCGGCTTCAAGTTCCTTAATGTAGCTTTCCATAAAGTCAAAAGCAATTTGCTCGTTTAAAACGGGCAGAGAGATAAACTCCTTGGAAACCTTAGCCCAGCCTGATTTGTTGTTCCAGTTGTATTTTTGCAAGATTTTTTGCAAAAGTGAGGTAAGGTAAAGATAGCAAAGTGAGCTTAACTCCGCACCATCTTGCATAAATTCACTCCTAAAACGCAAAGCATACGCATCCTGCAAGATAGCAAATTCATGCGGCTGATAAAAGGCCGGCGCATCGCCATTTGCCGCCACTGAAATGACATTTTTTAAAATTTTAGCTCCCATTCGTGGCATATAGCAGGCTATGCCTTGATTTACACTTGTGCAAGTAATGGCGGGTAGGTCGCACTCTGCACTCGGCTCTGTGGGTAAATTTCCCTTCGCATAGCCGTGTTTTGTAGGCTTAATGTGCTCAAACAACTCTCCAAGCTTAAATTCCCTCCACAAGCCCCCGTTTTGCTTGAAGTCTTTTTCAAGCTTTGCTAAACGAGGGCTAAGGGCGTTTCCCTCCAGCCCACCTTGCATAGAATTTTGATTTTTTAGCACATTGCTTACTTCCCACGCGAGATACTCACTCACGCATTTTTTAAAGTCCGCTAAAGTGGGCGTTGTGTCTATCTTTTTGTGTTGAGAGTAAGTCCAGTCTCTGCCCTCTAAATTTATCGTGTCTTCTATATAAAAATCTTTATAGTAGTGAAGATAGCCGCTCCCATATAGCACAACATTGATAAGCTCTTCATATCTCGCTTTAGCGTTATCTGTGTCTTTGAGATTTGTGCTTGCTTTTGCCTTTTTGCGTGCGGCTCTTGTGTAGCCATCGCTAGAGAAATCAATAAATTTTACCATTTGCTTCACATTATGAGCCTTACCCACTTCAAAGACATAAATGGCTGTTTGCACACTGCTTTTCCCTGCAAACAAATCACTTGGCATTTTAATGCTTGCTAGTAGGGTGCTATGCTTTAAAATATCGGCAGTGTAGGGAAGTCCATTACCACTGCCTGCATTTTCTTGGATAATCACACACGCCCTGCC includes:
- the rsmG gene encoding 16S rRNA (guanine(527)-N(7))-methyltransferase RsmG, which encodes MKFLPDYDKKLFEKRVEIYKNLLKKFNQIHNLTHFKNIDENIQDSIEILNFIDLTKAQNIIDIGSGAGFPAIFLSFLLDSRFYLFEPNAKKSAFLRSVKVECELKNLTIFKEKVQNHKAQFKADFITSRALMKAKDLVQICQNLSDENTSFILYKGSEAKKEMQDFKDYQIYENKWRKYCVFTFKNFTRKI
- a CDS encoding restriction endonuclease subunit S, yielding MLKSFKLPTSQVGFLNSITKWLEVPDNEKNDVVLTPRYVVDMMVSLTGVNKDSFVWDYATGSGAFLISAMNAMIKDAQNLQSPKEIEAKIAHIKAYQLLGIEKRSDIYLLGILNMILLDDGSANLLHKDSLKDFNGSYEQGDKKGQSFPADVFLLNPPYSASGKGFIFVERALRKMSKGRACVIIQENAGSGNGLPYTADILKHSTLLASIKMPSDLFAGKSSVQTAIYVFEVGKAHNVKQMVKFIDFSSDGYTRAARKKAKASTNLKDTDNAKARYEELINVVLYGSGYLHYYKDFYIEDTINLEGRDWTYSQHKKIDTTPTLADFKKCVSEYLAWEVSNVLKNQNSMQGGLEGNALSPRLAKLEKDFKQNGGLWREFKLGELFEHIKPTKHGYAKGNLPTEPSAECDLPAITCTSVNQGIACYMPRMGAKILKNVISVAANGDAPAFYQPHEFAILQDAYALRFRSEFMQDGAELSSLCYLYLTSLLQKILQKYNWNNKSGWAKVSKEFISLPVLNEQIAFDFMESYIKELEAERLQELEAYLKVTGLNDYTLSQKEKDALKAFENLSIPNERERERVSGAACEAPLKNSWEGFANAALSTLCAKELEASSAKDGIEWREFKLGELFEVSTPKKKFNANELRFNGKYPYVARGDSNNGIRGYIDKDEAFLNEANTISFGQDTATIFYQTSPYFTGDKIKIFTFKKGNLDRYKANFLIAVMKRAFSSFSWGSSSFNVGVLKNVCVLLPILNSGTINFTFMETFIKAIEKQHIEKIYAFWETKLKAYDAVINGGGG